In one Liolophura sinensis isolate JHLJ2023 chromosome 11, CUHK_Ljap_v2, whole genome shotgun sequence genomic region, the following are encoded:
- the LOC135477720 gene encoding PAT complex subunit CCDC47-like gives MKWVWFVALVLALTCVSLSHQGQHPDADIEDNEFAEFEEFDEDEPDDTVTDDRTEHTLPDGAASMDTDVDEDDATVEDEDDEFDHFTDDEEFEGFDKERPGKGQSKEKPPDLKITKIPLHLRTNWDSFLMEMLMLAGLGVYFLNFLAGKSKNHKLAQAWLTSHRELLDSNFSLVGDDGTSTEAQPGVLMKESDNVYALWCSGRTCVEGMLVELKLLKRQDLVNTISRIFKPASDQIMVTVNMDPNAMEKFVFAVALKRTCGKLSREMNDLSLFCQEKKASDRFDLPQNYQMLSEIGEATTAIMDKKVCQLLTKYEGLVEYMHFSDQFSGPKPQDDSQPSKLPDGKPVLIFCFNLPGKGSTSTADMEDLKPLLRLVFYCVDKVSKMNLSKEARSKAEKHRQKAEETFLKQAHTQRQEAAQLRREEKRRAEKERILNEEDPEKARKLEEREHRKEMKKKHPKIKTAQDLVCSP, from the exons ATGAAGTGGGTGTGGTTTGTTGCCTTGGTGTTGGCCTTGACATGTGTGTCCCTCTCCCACCAAGGTCAGCATCCTGATGCTGATATTGAGGACAATGAGTTTGCGGAATTTGAGGAGTTTGATGAAG ATGAGCCAGATGACACTGTAACTGATGACAGAACTGAACACACACTACCTGACGGCGCTGCTTCCATGGACACAGATGTTGATGAAGACGATGCTACAGTGGAG GATGAAGATGATGAATTTGATCATTTCACGGATGATGAGGAATTTGAAGGCTTTGACAAGGAGCGTCCAGGAAAAGGACAGTCCAAGGAGAAACCTCCAGATCTGAAAATTACCAAG ATCCCGTTACATTTGCGGACGAACTGGGACAGTTTTCTGATGGAGATGCTTATGTTGGCTGGACTGGGGGTGTACTTCCTCAACTTCCTGGCTGGGAAGAGCAAGAATCACAAGTTAGCACAAGCCTGGCTGACCTCACACAGAGAGCTGCTGGACAGCAACTTCTCACTGGTTG GCGATGACGGTACCTCTACAGAGGCACAGCCCGGCGTCCTCATGAAGGAGTCTGACAACGTGTACGCACTATGGTGTAGTGGTCGCACCTGCGTGGAGGGAATGCTGGTTGAACTCAAACTGCTCAAGCGACAAGATCTCGTCAACACCATTTCTCGGATATTCAAACCAGCCTCCGATCAAATT ATGGTGACTGTGAACATGGACCCTAATGCCATGGAGAAGTTTGTGTTTGCGGTGGCTCTGAAGAGGACTTGCGGGAAACTGTCTCGTGAGATGAACGACCTG AGTTTATTTTGTCAAGAGAAAAAGGCGTCTGACAGGTTTGACCTGCCTCAAAACTACCAGATGCTGAGTGAGATCGGCGAGGCAACCACTGCTATCATGGACAAAAAG GTGTGTCAGTTGCTAACGAAGTATGAAGGCCTGGTTGAGTACATGCATTTTTCTGACCAATTCTCAGGGCCTAAACCACAGGA TGATTCTCAGCCCAGTAAACTGCCTGATGGGAAGCCTGtccttattttctgttttaact TGCCTGGTAAAGGTAGTACTAGTACTGCTGACATGGAAGATCTCAAGCCTTTACTCAgacttgtgttttactgtgTAGACAAAGTCAGCAAGATGAATCTATCCAAGGAG GCCCGATCTAAAGCTGAGAAACACAGACAAAAAGCGGAGGAGACGTTCTTGAAGCAGGCGCACACGCAGCGGCAGGAAGCAGCGCAGCTCAGGAGGGAGGAGAAGCGCCGCGCTGAGAAAGAGCGCATATTGAATGAAGAGGATCCTGAAAAAGCCAGAAAACTAGAG GAGCGTGAGCATCGTAAAGAGATGAAGAAGAAGCACCCAAAGATAAAAACTGCTCAAGACCTAGTCTGCTCACCGTAG